The following coding sequences lie in one Aspergillus puulaauensis MK2 DNA, chromosome 3, nearly complete sequence genomic window:
- a CDS encoding uncharacterized protein (COG:I;~EggNog:ENOG410PREA;~InterPro:IPR042098,IPR003819;~PFAM:PF02668;~go_function: GO:0016491 - oxidoreductase activity [Evidence IEA];~go_process: GO:0055114 - oxidation-reduction process [Evidence IEA]), with protein MGSNEPQDPFAATASFEIFDIPDSRVVHDKAFPLGVKTTEGATFTDVDAAIKHLEPLIDEGIFNTLLTQHGAILFRGLPIRTAEDLSKFTEAFKFPQPHQEVGLSGKRTTLGGNVKTANEEPPNVKFYYHNEYGRSAHFPGIVFFFSQKVPEQGGQTPLLSTVELYDRIREELPEFVDTLIEKGIIGRQYYPAKEDPESLTIGWNWQDSYGFTISQGDSLATKRDKVEQVLKTHLQADAEWQPNGALHVLQRLPAFRRIESTGQIVPFNGLGGVYGRQRDRKALAPPWKGVDGGIHLPTTYGDGSEIPREYLERLLQISDEIGFLVPWEEGDVALVDNYTVQHARSPWVGERSLLVSLWDGHEKFVSV; from the exons ATGGGGTCCAACGAACCACAAGATCCATTCGCAGCCACAGCGTCTTTCGAAATCTTCGATATACCGGACAGCCGCGTTGTCCACGACAAGGCATTTCCTCTTGGAGTTAAAACGACGGAGGGAGCGACATTCACAGACGTAGATGCCGCAATCAAGCATCTCGAGCCCCTTATAGATGAGGGCATATTCAACACCCTCCTGACACAAC ATGGAGCGATATTATTCCGCGGGCTTCCCATCCGCACTGCAGAAGATCTATCAAAATTCACAGAGGCCTTCAAATTCCCACAACCGCACCAGGAGGTCGGGCTGTCCGGGAAGAGAACCACTCTGGGAGGGAATGTGAAGACGGCGAATGAGGAGCCTCCCAATGTCAAGTTCTACTATCATAATGAGTACGGCCGGAGTGCGCACTTCCCGGGGATTgtgttctttttttctcaGAAGGTTCCTGAGCAGG GTGGACAAACACCTCTTCTGTCAACGGTGGAGCTTTATGATAGGATTCGAGAGGAGCTTCCGGAGTTTGTTGATACGTTGATTGAAAAGG GAATAATCGGCCGCCAATACTACCCAGCAAAAGAAGACCCGGAATCCCTAACCATCGGCTGGAACTGGCAAGACTCGTACGGATTCACCATAAGCCAAGGCGACTCGCTCGCAACAAAACGGGATAAAGTCGAACAAGTCCTGAAAACCCATCTCCAAGCAGACGCCGAATGGCAGCCCAACGGGGCCCTGCACGTCCTTCAGCGCCTCCCCGCTTTCAGACGAATCGAATCAACCGGCCAGATTGTACCGTTTAATGGTCTCGGCGGTGTCTATGGCCGCCAGCGTGATCGAAAGGCTCTTGCGCCGCCGTGGAAGGGTGTCGATGGTGGGATTCATCTCCCGACTACGTATGGCGATGGGTCTGAGATTCCGAGGGAGTATTTGGAGAGACTGTTGCAGATTTCGGATGAGATTGGGTTTCTTGTTCcctgggaggagggggatgtgGCCTTGGTGGATAATTATACTGTTCAG CATGCGCGCTCGCCTTGGGTTGGGGAGAGGTCTTTGCTGGTTAGTCTGTGGGATGGACATGAGAAGTTCGTTTCTGTTTGA
- a CDS encoding M20 family metallopeptidase (COG:E;~EggNog:ENOG410PJ40;~InterPro:IPR017439,IPR017144,IPR036264,IPR011650;~MEROPS:MER0014418;~PFAM:PF07687;~go_function: GO:0016787 - hydrolase activity [Evidence IEA]), with the protein MEDTVSRSVDQASPSLRDLSIKIHENPELNYAEHRAHSEICNFLTSQGLNITITPKAYGLDTSFLAEYGQGGRVVTFCAEYDALPKIGHGCGHNLIAVTSIAAFLASVAVLKESNTPGRVRLLGCPAEEGGGGKIKLINAGAFTGTDAALMSHPLSHLPHISARSAGVAYGTCLAAVGFSARFNGKPAHAGQTPWLGLNALDAASLTYSAVGLLRQHIKPTDRIGIILPEGGAATNIIPDKGAIECTVRSATLNDMQSLRTKVENCCRGAALATGCTVDIVPGWVLFLLPIGSGSGDANIVRMDAYADIRPNDSLCSEFTRYMGTLGREYYCDLQLKDVGTFSTDMGNVSYEVPSFHGLHFIPTPGGTAMHTEGFRDAAKTQEAHDVCMGVAKGLAVAGLRVLFDDGFAAQAKADFEQDRKFR; encoded by the exons ATGGAGGATACAGTCTCAAGGTCCGTTGACCAAGCGAGCCCAAGTCTCCGCGACCTCAGCATTAAA ATCCACGAAAACCCCGAACTCAACTACGCCGAGCACAGAGCCCACAGCGAAATTTGCAACTTCCTCACCAGCCAGGGCCTCAATATCACCATAACCCCCAAAGCCTACGGCCTCGACACATCCTTCCTCGCCGAATACGGCCAGGGCGGCCGGGTGGTAACCTTCTGCGCCGAGTACGATGCCCTGCCTAAGATCGGGCACGGCTGCGGCCACAATCTCATAGCAGTCACCTCCATCGCCGCATTCCTGGCCTCCGTCGCAGTCCTCAAGGAGAGCAACACCCCCGGAAGAGTGCGTCTGCTAGGCTGccctgctgaagaaggcggcgGCGGGAAAATAAAGCTCATCAACGCGGGCGCATTCACAGGGACTGATGCCGCGCTCATGAGCCACCCCCTCTCGCATCTGCCGCATATCAGCGCCCGCTCTGCGGGTGTCGCGTACGGGACATGTTTGGCTGCAGTAGGGTTCTCGGCCAGGTTTAATGGGAAGCCCGCGCATGCAGGTCAGACGCCATGGTTGGGACTGAATGCTCTTGATGCGGCTTCCCTGACGTACTCGGCGGTGGGTTTGCTCAGACAGCATATCAAGCCAACCGATCGGATCGGAATCATTCTTCCAGAGGGGGGGGCGGCGACAAATATCATCCCTGATAAGGGTGCCATCGAATGCACTGTTCGATCGGCGACGTTGAATGATATGCAGAGTTTGCGGACCAAGGTTGAGAACTGCTGTCGTGGGGCTGCGTTGGCTACGGGGTGTACTGTTGATATTGTCCCAGGGTgggttctgtttcttctccctATAGGGTCTGGCAGTGGCGATGCTAACATTGTTAGAATGGACGCCTATGCCGATATTCGCCCGAACGACAGTCTATGCTCCGAGTTCACTCGGTATATGGGCACCCTAGGGCGAGAATACTACTGTGATTTGCAGCTAAAGGATGTTGGCACATTCAGCACTGACATGG GCAATGTCAGTTATGAAGTCCCTTCATTCCACGGCCTCCATTTCATCCCCACGCCCGGCGGGACGGCCATGCACACGGAGGGATTCCGCGATGCTGCGAAAACACAAGAGGCTCACGATGTCTGCATGGGTGTTGCGAAGGGTCTGGCTGTAGCTGGGTTACGGGTTCTATTTGATGATGGATTTGCGGCGCAGGCGAAGGCCGATTTCGAGCAGGATAGGAAGTTCAGATAG
- a CDS encoding uncharacterized protein (COG:S;~EggNog:ENOG410PWP0;~SECRETED:SignalP(1-19)), translated as MKIQISLLAAFAAAVPSLGAETRECNTADGESLSLTSPDQLDAFKGCTILNGAIEIEADYKGDFVLNGVTEVHGNISTVTDGAEGLGLFELLDLVEIDSIHLQGISGDVHLPSLERTGDLQLVQKKDKGEVDLGSLVEAESVLVLGSWTSTNFESLKTVAKQIQFCGSTDCGIYPSTEFPYIAVDLPSLEETDYLEVAGTVNRFSVPKLEVVGRADEPSLDGSQGLRINIQAGDETLDFDAPKMHTLTGKLEVFGAVTGLSMGALGETDVGATINPDAPLDIYSTIETAKHFYLWHDINTVYLPKMRDLGMISTDYAKRIPCNDTLYQLWGKTPGSSENPCLNYDFPQDPATELDSTSSTPSSTPSPSSSGNADRF; from the exons ATGAAGATCCAGATCTCTTTGTTAGCGGCATTCGCTGCTGCAGTCCCGTCTCTTG GCGCTGAGACCAGGGAATGCAACACCGCCGACGGCGAATCCCTCAGCCTGACCAGCCCTGACCAACTGGACGCATTCAAAGGCTGCACGATCCTCAACGGAGCCATTGAAATCGAAGCCGACTACAAGGGCGACTTCGTCCTCAACGGCGTAACCGAAGTCCACGGAAACATTTCCACCGTCACGGATGGCGCCGAAGGGCTGGGCCTGTTCGAGCTGCTCGATCTCGTAGAAATCGATAGCATTCATCTCCAAGGGATATCTGGCGATGTCCATCTACCGAGCCTTGAGCGCACTGGCGatctccagctcgtccagaaGAAAGATAAGGGAGAGGTTGACCTGGGGTCTCTCGTCGAGGCAGAGAGCGTGTTGGTTCTGGGTAGTTGGACGAG CACGAACTTTGAATCGTTGAAGACTGTCGCGAAACAGATCCAGTTCTGCGGCTCGACGGACTGTGGTATCTACCCCAGCACCGAGTTCCCGTACATCGCTGTGGACCTGCCTTCGCTTGAAGAGACGGATTATCTCGAGGTGGCTGGGACGGTCAACAG GTTCTCCGTCCCAAAGCTAGAAGTGGTCGGACGCGCAGATGAGCCTTCGCTTGATGGCAGCCAGGGACTACGTATAAACATCCAAGCCGGGGATGAAACGCTGGACTTTGACGCTCCTAAGATGCACACCCTGACTGGAAAACTGGAGGTCTTCGGTGCCGTTACTGG ACTAAGCATGGGCGCCCTGGGCGAGACAGACGTCGGGGCTACCATAAACCCTGATGCTCCTCTCGATATCTATTCCACGATTGAAACAGCGAAGCATTTCTATCTGTGGCATGACATCAACAC TGTCTACCTCCCCAAGATGAGAGACCTGGGAATGATCAGCACCGACTACGCAAAAAGAATCCCCTGCAACGACACCCTCTATCAACTATGGGGGAAAACGCCAGGCAGTAGTGAAAATCCCTGCTTGAACTATGATTTCCCGCAGGACCCTGCCACAGAGCTAGATAGTACGAGTAGTACTCCTAGTTCCACCCCGAGTCCTAGTAGTTCAGGCAACGCAGACA GATTCTGA
- a CDS encoding Zn(II)2Cys6 transcription factor (COG:K;~EggNog:ENOG410PMFV;~InterPro:IPR036864,IPR001138;~PFAM:PF00172;~go_function: GO:0000981 - DNA-binding transcription factor activity, RNA polymerase II-specific [Evidence IEA];~go_function: GO:0008270 - zinc ion binding [Evidence IEA];~go_process: GO:0006355 - regulation of transcription, DNA-templated [Evidence IEA]), with amino-acid sequence MWKRACDPCAARKAKCDRHSPCQRCKAHNLSCTTVRVSAKPGPKGPWSNRRKSRTKTQKLSPGAEPARDELLQYLYIYLQESYTLWPVIDVERMSSRLLNTADVSAYALCTAISAVILQRTAQYRIPDNGQSYPGITEHSILAAESKKARTSLLYSPRPDLDILLSSFFLHIYSANAGKIREATLLLREAITVAQLLELDQGMHYANLPIEEAQLHLRIVWLLHITERGHTTRFDFPRILHLDPNLPPLQAAEDPSSLLPFTSMCQLFQTFGHAMDDVLPGAISDFFHGMDICLQNTQEPIPGSAVSVSQLVDFLITKQWMRMVLWKRAIFHVELSDDIQGSLSVAFPEQVARMAAKYIVDFPRELVEAHGLGMHMKLADIAISVADMVSCMPRISAHHHRTRVGAVDVLKYLAGFIFSISNSVNPRLGLLQEKVSGEAWSSPLEYPPWGNNRPDDIYRGIKKRKLMLDLVALE; translated from the exons ATGTGGAAACGAGCGTGCGATCCATGCGCCGCGCGAAAAGCCAAATGTGATCGGCATTCGCCGTGCCAGCGGTGCAAGGCGCATAATCTCTCCTGCACAACCGTACGCGTATCCGCAAAGCCAGGCCCCAAAGGCCCATGGTCCAACAGAAGAAAATCTCGTACCAAGACTCAAAAACTTTCCCCGGGAGCAGAGCCTG CACGAGATGAACTACTGCAGTATCTCTACATCTACCTGCAGGAGTCGTACACTCTCTGGCCGGTCATTGACGTAGAGCGCATGAGCAGCCGCCTTCTGAACACAGCAGATGTTTCAGCATACGCTCTCTGCACTGCAATCAGCGCAGTTATCCTCCAGCGGACAGCTCAATATCGAATACCAGATAATGGACAGAGCTATCCAGGCATAACTGAACACTCGATACTGGCAGCAGAATCCAAGAAAGCGCGAACATCTCTGCTATACAGCCCAAGGCCTGACCTTGATATCCTACTGTCCTCATTTTTCTTGCACATTTACTCTGCAAATGCAGGCAAAATACGTGAGGCCACACTGCTTCTTCGAGAGGCAATCACTGTCGCACAATTACTCGAGCTTGATCAGGGTATGCATTACGCCAATCTGCCAATCGAGGAAGCCCAGCTTCATCTCAGGATCGTCTGGTTGCTTCATATCACAGAAAG AGGACACACCACCCGATTTGACTTCCCAAGGATCTTGCATCTCGACCCAAACCTCCCACCGCTGCAGGCAGCAGAGGATCCCTCATCTTTACTACCATTCACAAGCATGTGCCAGCTCTTCCAGACCTTTGGACACGCCATGGACGACGTGTTACCGGGTGCCATATCCGATTTCTTCCACGGCATGGACATATGCCTCCAGAATACGCAAGAGCCGATACCCGGTAGCGCTGTTTCAGTTTCACAGctcgtcgacttcctcaTCACGAAACAGTGGATGAGAATGGTTCTGTGGAAGCGTGCTATTTTCCACGTCGAATTATCGGATGACATACAAGGCAGTCTCAGTGTCGCCTTTCCTGAACAGGTGGCTCGAATGGCAGCGAAGTATATTGTCGATTTCCCGCGGGAGCTTGTCGAAGCCCATGGGCTTGGAATG CATATGAAGCTAGCAGACATTGCAATCTCCGTCGCGGATATGGTCTCCTGCATGCCTCGTATCTCAGCACATCATCATCGCACACGCGTTGGTGCGGTAGATGTATTGAAATACCTAGCCGGATTCATATTCTCCATCTCGAACAGTGTGAACCCTCGCCTCGGCCTTTTGCAAGAGAAGGTCTCTGGCGAGGCCTGGAGTTCCCCATTGGAGTACCCGCCATGGGGGAATAATCGGCCTGACGACATCTATCGAGGTATTAAGAAGCGGAAGTTGATGCTAGATCTTGTGGCATTAGAATAA
- a CDS encoding sulfatase family protein (COG:G;~EggNog:ENOG410PM5G;~InterPro:IPR017850,IPR000917;~PFAM:PF00884;~go_function: GO:0003824 - catalytic activity [Evidence IEA];~go_function: GO:0008484 - sulfuric ester hydrolase activity [Evidence IEA]), with amino-acid sequence MSSHKNVLLVIADDLGRSLGCYGDKNIKTPSIDSFARRSTVFDNAFASTASCSGSRSVLYTGLHTHENGQYGLNHYTHHFMTFDHIQTAPGLLRQFGYLTGIIGKIHVGPLSVYPWEEVVESPTRDVRWVAQQASSFFQKAREDKRPFFLTVGYMDPHRDHTRGGFGNGDAAVSSEDTAYSPEDIAVPSFLSDTPEVRQELAEYYRAIGRVDRGFGLILDSLNEHGYGNDTLVIFLSDNGPPFLNSKTTLYDAGVRLPLIIHQPGASSRASSQGVLNPNMVSFTDILPTVLDWAGYKEEEQQNRQPKRRGRSLLPVLAQSEVEETWEQHAFGSHTFHEVTNYYPTRFLRTRRYKYHRNIAWKLDFLFSTDLYASLSWEGIRNSSTGPVKIGERSLKAYIQRPPEELYDLQNDPTETVNLASDPAHQELLVSLRGKLETWQRETNDPWLFRDGVSLLEMQGHLDAGLVVPDRFDFDVSAPGSRS; translated from the coding sequence ATGTCTTCACACAAGAACGTCCTCCTGGTTATAGCCGACGACCTTGGCCGATCTCTCGGCTGTTACGGCGACAAGAACATAAAGACGCCCAGTATAGACTCGTTCGCTCGCAGGAGTACCGTCTTCGATAATGCCTTCGCAAGCACCGCATCCTGCAGCGGGAGTCGGTCTGTTCTCTACACGGGCCTCCATACTCATGAAAATGGCCAGTACGGGCTGAACCACTACACTCACCACTTTATGACATTCGATCATATCCAAACTGCCCCTGGCCTGCTACGGCAGTTTGGATACCTCACTGGAATCATAGGGAAGATCCACGTGGGACCCCTGTCGGTGTATCCatgggaggaggttgtggaaaGCCCTACCCGGGACGTCAGATGGGTTGCCCAACAAGCGTCGTCTTTCTTCCAAAAAGCCAGAGAGGACAAACGACCATTCTTCCTGACTGTTGGGTATATGGACCCTCATCGAGACCACACTCGTGGCGGGTTTGGGAACGGTGACGCCGCGGTCTCGTCAGAGGATACGGCCTACAGCCCGGAGGATATCGCTGTCCCCAGCTTCCTGAGCGATACCCCCGAGGTGCGTCAGGAACTGGCAGAGTACTATCGGGCCATCGGTCGCGTGGATCGCGGATTTGGCCTTATTTTAGACTCGCTGAACGAGCATGGCTATGGAAATGATACACTGGTTATCTTCCTGAGCGACAACGGGCCGCCGTTCTTGAACTCCAAGACGACGCTGTATGATGCAGGTGTCCGACTTCCCCTGATAATCCACCAGCCAGGGGCGTCATCAAGGGCATCTTCCCAAGGGGTGCTGAATCCAAACATGGTATCCTTCACTGATATCCTACCGACAGTCCTGGACTGGGCGGGATATAAGGAGGAAGAACAACAGAATCGTCAGCCTAAGCGACGAGGCCGCTCTCTGCTACCTGTATTAGCGCAGTcagaagtggaagagacCTGGGAACAGCATGCCTTTGGCTCCCATACCTTCCACGAGGTCACCAACTACTACCCGACACGGTTTCTACGAACAAGGCGATACAAGTACCACCGGAACATCGCATGGAAGCtggatttccttttttcGACAGACCTCTATGCCTCGCTCTCATGGGAGGGTATTCGGAATTCTTCGACAGGGCCCGTCAAGATAGGCGAGCGGTCTCTGAAAGCCTATATTCAACGCCCGCCAGAGGAGCTGTACGACCTCCAGAATGATCCTACGGAAACGGTCAATCTTGCTTCAGATCCGGCACATCAAGAGCTCCTCGTCAGTCTGCGAGGGAAACTAGAGACATGGCAGCGAGAAACGAACGATCCCTGGCTGTTTCGGGATGGAGTCTCGCTGTTGGAAATGCAGGGCCATCTGGACGCTGGGTTGGTGGTTCCAGATCGATTTGATTTCGATGTGTCTGCGCCAGGATCGAGGTCTTGA
- a CDS encoding uncharacterized protein (COG:G;~EggNog:ENOG410PMAK;~InterPro:IPR020846,IPR005828,IPR036259;~PFAM:PF07690,PF00083;~TransMembrane:9 (o67-86i98-120o190-209i284-306o318-338i347-366o378-397i417-437o449-467i);~go_component: GO:0016021 - integral component of membrane [Evidence IEA];~go_function: GO:0022857 - transmembrane transporter activity [Evidence IEA];~go_process: GO:0055085 - transmembrane transport [Evidence IEA]): MALFLKNNHLARHFNPRLAGAVGLISLSTLNYGFDNQGIATSQAMESYKRQFGVYSPETDTWAIPTYWTSLLNSLNFIGFAAGLYIGSLVSARYGRRMAMFTMSIWAMMSATVLISSVRIEQVLAGRILNYAYVGMELATCPPFQAEIIPAPIRGFAVGTYQASLLVGGIIINTVCLGTSDLSSNAAWRIPQGLFYVVPTIVASCVWFIPESPRWLLLNDRPEEALASLRQLRGQAGSGTGTASSGGHLTPEEELARLRTSLAHEQNQGTYSDLFRGSNLRRTLIALGMNFFIQATGSPFTAAYGTLFVQSLNSINPFQFSLMSSCINTISCLAAIYITDKVGRRPLLMLGSVLQVVWLFVMGGVGTVTSPTTAQKQAIVAATALSSASLCFSWDPINYIVTTELPATRLRDKTQRVASLVNILTNFIFSFTTPYLLNAPYANLHSKVGFIFGSIACCSFVFAYFCVPEMKGRSLEEINKMFQDGVAIRDFDKYRCDVVDEVEPGKGHEGINNI; this comes from the exons ATGGCTCTCTTTCTAAAGAATAATCATCTTGCCCGGCACTTCAACCCTCGACTGGCAGGGGCTGTCGGGCTGATCAGTCTCTCAACGCTGAATTATGGATTCGACAACCAGGGCATAGCAACAAGCCAAGCGATGGAGTCCTACAAGAGACAATTCGGAGTGTATAGCCCGGAAACAGATACATGGGCCATCCCGACGTACTGGACGTCTCTCTTGAACAGCCTGAACTTCATCGGCTTCGCAGCTG GATTGTATATCGGCAGTCTGGTCAGTGCCCGCTACGGCCGGCGCATGGCAATGTTCACCATGTCGATCTGGGCAATGATGTCTGCCACTGTGCTCATAAGCTCCGTGCGCATCGAACAGGTTCTCGCCGGCCGCATTCTGAACTACGCCTACGTCGGCATGGAACTCGCGACATGCCCCCCCTTCCAGGCCGAGATCATCCCGGCTCCTATCCGCGGTTTCGCGGTGGGCACGTACCAGGCTAGTCTGCTGGTCGGTGGAATCATCATAAATACCGTGTGTCTGGGGACGAGTGATTTGTCTAGCAATGCCGCCTGGAGAATTCCCCAGGGTTTATTCTATGTCGTCCCTACTATCGTTGCCTCCTGCGTTTGGTTTATCCCCGAGTCACCGCGCTGGCTTTTGCTGAATGACCGTCCTGAGGAAGCATTGGCGTCGCTGCGACAGCTGCGAGGACAGGCAGGgtcaggaacaggaacagcttcGAGTGGTGGTCATCTCACGCCAGAGGAAGAGCTGGCACGTCTGCGGACATCCCTAGCCCACGAGCAGAATCAAGGCACATACAGCGATCTATTCCGCGGCAGCAATCTCCGACGCACgctcatcgccctcggaatgaacttcttcatccaagCAACCGGGTCTCCATTCACCGCCGCATACGGGACACTCTTCGTGCAGTCGCTGAACTCAATCAACCCGTTCCAATTCTCCCTGATGAGCTCGTgcatcaacaccatctccTGCCTAGCGGCCATCTATATCACCGACAAGGTTGGGCGTCGGCCGTTGCTGATGCTGGGCTCTGTCTTGCAGGTGGTTTGGCTGTTTGTCATGGGTGGTGTCGGGACCGTGACATCGCCAACGACggcgcagaagcaggcgaTTGTTGCGGCGACGGCCTTGTCTTCGGCGAGTCTGTGTTTTAGCTGGGATCCTATTAACTATATTGTCACGACGGAATTGCCGGCGACTCGTCTGCGTGATAAGACGCAGCGGGTTGCGTCGCTAGTGAATATTCTGACCAA TTTCATCTTCTCGTTTACAACACCGTACCTCCTCAACGCGCCCTACGCCAATCTGCACTCGAAGGTCGGCTTTATTTTCGGGTCGATTGCGTGCTGTTCGTTTGTGTTTGCCTATTTCTGTGTACCGGAAATGAAAGGTCGCTCGCTAGAGGAAATCAACAAGATGTTCCAGGACGGGGTTGCGATAAGGGATTTTGACAAATACCGCTGTGATGTGGTGGACGAGGTAGAGCCAGGGAAGGGACACGAAGGTAtcaataatatatag